From Streptomyces sp. NBC_00237, a single genomic window includes:
- a CDS encoding Ig-like domain-containing protein encodes MFWKREKSAWRVVAIGGAAVLASVVLAGCKDGKFNLSSQSADSVSHAERGVPQSHSGDGTPGIQLVDDARNVDGGRPVRVSVLANDTFTLRGSASKPVLGTLGKSDYVLTLNSEPRHGSVVINGNYITYTPSPAYVGEDEFTYKVAIEQMQGEPVGNPHLESTAVVRITMNTPAVDDKPEQP; translated from the coding sequence ATGTTTTGGAAGAGAGAAAAATCCGCCTGGAGAGTGGTGGCCATCGGTGGTGCAGCCGTTCTGGCGTCCGTTGTGTTGGCCGGATGCAAGGATGGAAAATTCAACCTGAGTTCCCAGTCGGCCGATTCTGTATCTCACGCTGAGAGGGGAGTTCCGCAGTCGCATTCCGGGGACGGCACCCCAGGAATACAACTCGTGGACGACGCGAGGAATGTGGACGGGGGGCGGCCAGTGAGGGTCAGTGTGTTGGCCAACGACACCTTCACTCTCCGCGGTTCCGCCAGCAAGCCCGTCCTCGGCACTCTGGGCAAAAGCGACTACGTTCTGACGCTTAACAGCGAGCCGCGTCATGGATCTGTAGTGATCAATGGAAATTACATAACCTATACACCGTCTCCTGCCTATGTAGGTGAGGACGAATTCACCTACAAGGTGGCGATCGAGCAGATGCAGGGAGAGCCTGTTGGGAATCCTCATCTGGAGAGCACTGCCGTAGTACGCATCACTATGAACACTCCTGCAGTCGACGACAAGCCAGAGCAGCCGTAG
- a CDS encoding nuclear transport factor 2 family protein: MPVPVDQLSDPTVRAFVTAVNAGDRAAFDALLAPGATMSDDGTSRDVRDWTEREIFSSGGHMDVTSESDDGLALVVDYRNDTWGTMRTAWRFATDTAKITHFETGQA, encoded by the coding sequence ATGCCCGTACCCGTCGACCAGCTCAGCGACCCCACCGTGCGGGCGTTCGTCACCGCCGTGAACGCGGGCGACCGGGCCGCCTTCGACGCGCTGCTCGCCCCCGGCGCGACGATGTCCGACGACGGAACCAGCCGCGACGTCCGGGACTGGACCGAGCGGGAGATCTTCTCCTCGGGCGGGCACATGGACGTCACGTCGGAGTCGGACGACGGCCTCGCCCTCGTCGTCGACTACCGGAACGACACCTGGGGAACCATGCGGACGGCGTGGCGCTTCGCCACGGACACCGCAAAGATCACCCACTTCGAGACCGGCCAGGCGTAG
- a CDS encoding SDR family oxidoreductase, with translation MSTQKIALVTGAGSGIGRAVARELAASGWAVALAGRRADPLAETAELAQAAGGDALPVPTDVSDPTSVTALFATVQDHYGRLDLLFNNAGTFGPGNTPTEELSLSDWQSVLNVNVTGAFLCAQAAYRRMKSQSPQGGRIINNGSISAHAPRPHSVAYTTTKHAMTGLTKSLALDGRPYGIAVSQIDIGNAATDMTARMQTGILQANGELAVEPVMDVADVARTVRHMADLPLAANVQFATVMATNMPYVGRG, from the coding sequence ATGAGCACTCAGAAGATCGCGCTGGTGACAGGAGCAGGTTCGGGCATCGGCCGGGCGGTGGCGCGGGAACTGGCCGCTTCCGGCTGGGCGGTCGCCCTCGCGGGCCGCCGCGCGGACCCCCTCGCGGAAACGGCGGAACTGGCGCAGGCGGCGGGCGGCGACGCCCTCCCCGTCCCCACGGACGTCTCGGACCCCACCTCCGTCACGGCCCTCTTCGCCACGGTCCAGGACCACTACGGCCGCCTGGACCTGCTCTTCAACAACGCGGGAACCTTCGGCCCCGGCAACACCCCCACCGAGGAACTCTCCCTCTCCGACTGGCAGTCGGTCCTCAACGTGAACGTCACGGGCGCCTTCCTCTGCGCCCAGGCCGCCTACCGCCGGATGAAGTCCCAGTCCCCGCAGGGCGGCCGCATCATCAACAACGGCTCGATCTCCGCCCACGCCCCTCGCCCGCACTCGGTCGCGTACACGACCACCAAGCACGCGATGACGGGCCTGACCAAGTCCCTCGCCCTGGACGGCCGTCCGTACGGCATCGCGGTGAGCCAGATCGACATCGGCAACGCGGCCACCGACATGACCGCCCGCATGCAGACGGGCATCCTCCAGGCCAACGGCGAACTGGCCGTGGAACCGGTCATGGACGTCGCCGACGTGGCCCGCACGGTCCGCCACATGGCCGACCTCCCCCTCGCCGCAAACGTCCAGTTCGCGACGGTCATGGCCACGAACATGCCGTACGTGGGCCGGGGCTAG
- a CDS encoding alkaline phosphatase, whose product MTIRESAHAPELRSAARQLMSGRRRFLTVAGAAATLAFATNLPGQAQAAPAGDFDARRIGEDPFTLGVASGDPSPSSQLRSSRADPTAGSVLLWTRLAPRPYESDSGLPKQRVRVEWEVAGDERFRRVVRRGSVVAHPEFHHSVHVEVDGLGEGRVFYYRFRAGKWISPVGRTRTAPGRGARVAALRMGVVSCQAYHDGYFTAYRHLAGEDVDVVLHLGDYLYEYAVNAVGGERKYTDRRLPAHFNRETVTLEDYRLRYALYKSDADLRAAHAAHPFVVTWDDHETENNYAGGTPENDVPPEEFLLRRAAAYRAYWENQPLRAPQRPTGPDMRLYRRLRFGRLAQFDILDTRQYRSDQAYGDGWQSPGPESEDPKRTMTGAAQERWLIDGWRNPGGPKPVWNVVPQQVTFAERRNRATPDFKLSMDSWDGYPASRERVLAGAESAGVRNLLVLTGDVHVSYGLDIKKDFRDPASRTLGTEIVTTSIASGKDGTDRPADWERMTGANPHMKHYNGRRGYALVSLTEQEARADFRTVAAVTTPGAPVTTVASLVTEAGNPGLKPV is encoded by the coding sequence ATGACGATTCGTGAGAGTGCGCATGCGCCTGAACTCCGTTCCGCCGCCCGTCAGTTGATGAGCGGGCGGCGGCGCTTCCTGACCGTCGCCGGTGCCGCCGCGACCCTGGCCTTCGCCACCAACCTGCCGGGACAGGCGCAGGCCGCCCCCGCCGGGGACTTCGACGCCCGCAGGATCGGCGAGGACCCCTTCACGCTGGGCGTGGCCTCCGGCGACCCTTCCCCAAGCTCTCAACTCCGTTCGAGCAGGGCAGACCCCACTGCCGGGTCCGTGCTGTTGTGGACGCGGCTGGCTCCCAGACCGTACGAGAGCGACAGCGGTCTGCCGAAGCAGCGGGTGCGGGTGGAGTGGGAGGTCGCGGGCGACGAGCGGTTCCGGAGGGTGGTGCGGCGGGGGAGCGTCGTCGCCCACCCGGAGTTCCACCACAGCGTGCACGTCGAGGTGGACGGGCTGGGGGAGGGGCGGGTCTTCTACTACCGGTTCCGGGCGGGGAAGTGGATCAGCCCGGTGGGGCGCACCAGGACCGCGCCCGGCCGTGGGGCGCGGGTGGCGGCACTGCGGATGGGGGTCGTGTCCTGCCAGGCGTACCACGACGGGTACTTCACGGCGTACCGGCATCTGGCGGGGGAGGACGTCGACGTCGTCCTCCACCTCGGGGACTACCTGTACGAGTACGCGGTGAACGCGGTCGGCGGCGAGCGGAAGTACACCGACCGGCGGCTGCCCGCGCACTTCAACCGGGAGACGGTCACGCTGGAGGACTACCGGCTGCGGTACGCCCTCTACAAGAGCGACGCGGACCTGCGGGCCGCGCACGCGGCGCACCCGTTCGTGGTGACGTGGGACGACCACGAGACGGAGAACAACTACGCGGGCGGGACGCCGGAGAACGACGTTCCGCCGGAGGAGTTCCTGCTGCGGCGGGCGGCCGCGTACCGCGCGTACTGGGAGAACCAGCCGCTGCGCGCCCCGCAGCGGCCCACCGGACCCGACATGCGGCTCTACCGGCGGCTGCGGTTCGGGCGGCTCGCGCAGTTCGACATCCTCGACACGCGTCAGTACCGGTCCGACCAGGCGTACGGCGACGGGTGGCAGAGCCCCGGGCCGGAGTCCGAGGACCCGAAGCGGACCATGACCGGGGCCGCGCAGGAGCGGTGGCTGATCGACGGGTGGCGGAACCCGGGCGGGCCGAAGCCGGTGTGGAACGTGGTTCCGCAGCAGGTCACCTTCGCCGAGAGGAGGAACCGGGCCACACCAGATTTCAAGCTGAGCATGGACTCGTGGGACGGGTATCCGGCGTCCCGGGAGCGGGTGCTCGCCGGGGCGGAGTCGGCGGGGGTGCGGAATCTGCTGGTCCTGACCGGGGACGTGCACGTGTCGTACGGGCTCGACATCAAGAAGGACTTCCGCGACCCGGCGTCGAGGACCCTCGGCACCGAGATCGTCACCACGTCCATAGCGAGCGGCAAGGACGGCACCGACAGGCCCGCCGACTGGGAGCGCATGACCGGCGCGAACCCGCACATGAAGCACTACAACGGGCGGCGCGGGTACGCCCTCGTCAGCCTGACGGAGCAGGAGGCGCGGGCCGACTTCCGGACGGTGGCGGCGGTGACGACGCCCGGGGCGCCGGTGACGACGGTGGCGTCGCTGGTGACGGAGGCGGGGAACCCGGGGCTCAAGCCCGTATAG
- a CDS encoding Gfo/Idh/MocA family protein → MATTDAPLRWGILATGGIASAFTAELKKMPDAEVAAVASRSTDRAKLFADRFDIPQAYGSWADMAADDSLDVVYVAAPHSAHRAAAGLCLQAGRAVLCEKSFTLNAAEAAELIALARTHDSFLMEAMWMYCNPLIRRLAALVHDGAIGEVRTIHADFGLQGPFAAAHRLRDPAQGGGALLDLGVYPVSFAHLLLGEPGIVQATALLSQEGVDLNTGMLLGWPDRGALATLTCSVTAGTPVTASVTGTKGRIDVPYGFFYPERFTLHRNGHAPQEVVAAPDAPHDSLRHEAAEVMRCLRAGEKESPLVPLDGSLAVMRTLDAVRDRIGVRYPDEP, encoded by the coding sequence ATGGCCACGACGGACGCACCCCTACGCTGGGGAATCCTCGCCACCGGCGGCATCGCTTCGGCGTTCACCGCCGAACTGAAGAAGATGCCGGACGCGGAGGTGGCCGCGGTCGCCTCCCGCAGCACCGACCGCGCGAAACTCTTCGCCGACCGCTTCGACATCCCGCAGGCGTACGGCAGTTGGGCGGACATGGCCGCCGACGACTCCCTCGACGTCGTCTACGTGGCCGCTCCCCACTCCGCCCACCGCGCCGCGGCCGGACTGTGTCTCCAGGCGGGCCGGGCGGTCCTCTGCGAGAAGTCCTTCACTCTCAACGCCGCCGAAGCGGCCGAGCTGATCGCCCTCGCCCGCACCCACGACAGCTTCCTCATGGAAGCGATGTGGATGTACTGCAACCCGCTGATCCGGCGGCTGGCCGCCCTCGTCCACGACGGCGCGATCGGCGAGGTCCGCACGATCCACGCGGACTTCGGCCTCCAGGGCCCCTTCGCCGCCGCCCACCGTCTGCGCGACCCGGCCCAGGGCGGCGGCGCGCTCCTCGACCTGGGCGTCTACCCGGTGTCCTTCGCCCATCTCCTGCTGGGCGAGCCCGGCATCGTACAGGCCACCGCCCTGCTCTCCCAGGAGGGCGTCGACCTGAACACCGGCATGCTCCTGGGCTGGCCCGACCGGGGCGCGCTCGCCACCCTGACCTGCTCGGTGACGGCCGGAACCCCGGTCACCGCGTCCGTCACCGGCACGAAGGGCCGCATCGACGTCCCGTACGGCTTCTTCTATCCGGAGCGCTTCACCCTCCACCGCAACGGCCACGCCCCCCAAGAGGTCGTCGCCGCCCCGGACGCCCCGCACGACAGCCTGCGCCACGAGGCGGCGGAGGTGATGCGCTGCCTGCGCGCGGGCGAGAAGGAGTCACCGCTCGTCCCGCTCGACGGCAGTCTGGCGGTGATGCGGACGCTCGACGCCGTACGCGACCGGATCGGCGTCCGCTACCCGGACGAGCCCTGA
- a CDS encoding Bcr/CflA family multidrug efflux MFS transporter, whose product MPDSGSKAAEATGQEHIPSAGAEVTAAVESATAATAGAVGPAGVSAPAGVSVPAVSASAAPVAEAASAGVRRTSLLVTLVLGGLTALPPLSMDMYLPALPEVTDALKSPAATVQLTLTACLAGMALGQLVVGPLSDKLGRRRPLLVGMIIYILATAMCAIAPNVELLIAFRLLQGLAGAAGIVIARAVVRDLYDGVEMAKFFATLMLISGVAPVIAPVIGGQVLRITDWRGVFYVLTVVGVLLTLVVWKWLHETLPQERRQTGGVGAALRTMKGLLADRVFTGYMLTGGLAFAVLFAYISASPFVVQEIYGASPQTFSLLFGVNSVGLTIVGQINGKLLVGRVRLDKVLGIGLAVMTLASVALLLMTSGVFGKVGLWPVAAGLFVLMSAMGLIMPSTNTQALMRTPHAAGSASALLGTSSFLIGAVASPLVGIAGEATAVPMAVVQLACSLLAVGLFLGLCRPWRRGSEV is encoded by the coding sequence ATGCCGGACAGCGGCTCCAAGGCGGCGGAAGCAACGGGACAGGAACACATACCCTCGGCGGGCGCTGAGGTCACGGCGGCGGTCGAGTCGGCCACTGCCGCGACGGCGGGGGCTGTTGGTCCTGCCGGTGTTTCCGCGCCTGCCGGTGTTTCCGTGCCCGCCGTTTCCGCGTCCGCCGCTCCCGTCGCTGAGGCTGCTTCCGCCGGTGTGCGGCGGACGAGTCTGCTGGTCACCCTCGTCCTCGGCGGGCTCACCGCGCTGCCGCCGCTGTCCATGGACATGTACCTCCCGGCCCTGCCGGAGGTCACCGACGCACTGAAGTCGCCCGCCGCGACCGTGCAACTCACCCTCACCGCGTGCCTCGCGGGCATGGCGCTCGGGCAGCTCGTCGTCGGACCGCTCAGCGACAAGCTGGGGCGGCGGCGTCCGCTGCTCGTCGGCATGATCATCTACATCCTCGCCACCGCCATGTGCGCGATCGCGCCGAACGTGGAACTGCTCATCGCCTTCCGGCTGCTCCAGGGGCTCGCCGGCGCGGCGGGCATCGTCATCGCGCGGGCGGTGGTGCGGGACCTGTACGACGGCGTCGAGATGGCGAAGTTCTTCGCGACGCTGATGCTGATCTCCGGAGTCGCTCCGGTGATCGCGCCCGTGATCGGCGGGCAGGTGCTGCGGATCACTGACTGGCGGGGCGTCTTCTACGTGCTGACCGTGGTCGGCGTGCTGCTGACGCTCGTCGTGTGGAAGTGGCTGCACGAGACGCTGCCGCAGGAGCGCAGGCAGACCGGTGGGGTGGGTGCGGCGCTGCGGACCATGAAGGGGCTGCTGGCGGACCGGGTCTTCACCGGGTACATGCTGACGGGCGGGCTCGCTTTCGCGGTGCTGTTCGCCTACATCTCCGCTTCTCCCTTTGTGGTGCAGGAGATCTACGGGGCTTCGCCGCAGACGTTCAGCCTGCTGTTCGGCGTCAACTCGGTGGGGCTGACCATCGTGGGGCAGATCAACGGGAAGCTCCTGGTGGGGCGGGTCCGGCTCGACAAGGTGCTCGGGATCGGGCTGGCGGTCATGACGCTCGCGTCCGTGGCGCTGCTGCTGATGACGTCGGGCGTGTTCGGGAAGGTCGGGCTGTGGCCGGTCGCGGCCGGGCTCTTCGTACTGATGTCGGCGATGGGGCTCATCATGCCGAGTACGAACACGCAGGCGCTGATGCGGACGCCGCACGCGGCGGGGTCGGCCTCGGCGCTGCTCGGTACGTCGTCGTTCCTGATCGGGGCGGTGGCTTCGCCGCTGGTGGGGATCGCGGGGGAGGCCACGGCGGTGCCGATGGCGGTCGTGCAGCTGGCGTGCTCGCTGTTGGCGGTGGGGCTCTTCCTCGGCCTGTGCAGGCCGTGGCGGCGGGGCTCGGAGGTGTAA
- a CDS encoding small ribosomal subunit Rsm22 family protein: MNDTLSLPDVLRAALAGVLDGLPPKQATQAVDRLISNYRGTTPTDAPVLRDRSDVAAYAAYRMPATFEAVRSALGALREAAPGWAPGTHVDVGGGTGAASWAVSEAWGEQRSTVVDWAEPALALGRELAEASGVAALKGVVWQRSRIGAALTIESSDLVTVSYVLKELTEADRDVLVDQVARAARGAVVLVEPGTPDGYRRILAARERLIGAGLRIAAPCPDSGACPIGADSTNWCHFSARVSRSSLHRKVKGGSLAYEDEKFAYVVAVRPDVVDAVPVEARIVRKPQLRKGLVMLELCRGDESAGEGGPLVLAGENVSKKRHGELYRAARDADWGDAWPPPSGSGQR; the protein is encoded by the coding sequence GTGAACGACACCCTCTCCCTCCCGGATGTTCTGCGTGCCGCCCTCGCGGGGGTGCTCGACGGGCTGCCGCCCAAGCAGGCGACCCAGGCCGTCGACCGGCTGATCTCCAACTACCGGGGGACCACCCCGACCGACGCCCCCGTGCTGCGGGACCGCTCCGACGTCGCCGCGTACGCCGCGTACCGGATGCCCGCCACCTTCGAGGCCGTACGGTCCGCGCTCGGCGCGCTGCGGGAGGCCGCGCCGGGATGGGCGCCGGGCACGCACGTGGATGTGGGGGGCGGGACGGGGGCTGCCAGCTGGGCGGTCAGCGAGGCGTGGGGGGAGCAGCGGAGCACCGTCGTGGACTGGGCGGAGCCCGCGCTGGCGCTGGGGCGGGAGCTGGCGGAGGCGTCCGGGGTGGCCGCGCTGAAGGGCGTGGTGTGGCAGCGCTCTCGTATCGGAGCGGCGCTCACGATCGAGAGCAGTGATCTCGTCACGGTCTCGTACGTGCTGAAGGAGCTGACGGAGGCGGACCGGGACGTCCTGGTCGACCAGGTGGCTCGGGCCGCGCGGGGGGCCGTCGTCCTCGTCGAGCCCGGCACCCCGGACGGGTACCGGCGCATCCTCGCGGCGCGGGAGCGGCTGATCGGGGCCGGGCTGCGGATCGCCGCCCCGTGCCCCGACAGCGGTGCCTGCCCGATCGGGGCCGACTCCACGAACTGGTGCCACTTCTCGGCACGCGTCAGCCGCTCCTCGCTGCACCGGAAGGTGAAGGGGGGCTCGCTGGCGTACGAGGACGAGAAGTTCGCGTACGTGGTGGCGGTGCGGCCGGACGTGGTGGACGCGGTGCCGGTCGAGGCGCGGATCGTACGGAAGCCGCAGCTCCGCAAGGGGCTCGTGATGCTGGAGCTGTGCCGGGGGGACGAAAGTGCGGGCGAGGGCGGGCCGCTCGTGCTGGCCGGGGAGAACGTGTCGAAGAAGCGGCACGGGGAGCTGTACCGGGCGGCGCGGGACGCCGACTGGGGCGACGCGTGGCCGCCCCCGTCGGGCTCCGGACAGCGTTAG
- the ddaH gene encoding dimethylargininase, translating to MGTRTPPLLRKEPSLTPRTRDAAPRRYLMCPPEHFRVTYSINPWMDPAKPVELPLALAQWEDLRDRYLSLGHTVELLTPHPGLPDMVFAANGATVVDGRVLGARFAYAERSLEAEAHREWFQAHGFPEIHTPDHVNEGEGDFAVTSSWILAGRGFRSTSAAHDEAQEFFGRPVVGLDLVDPRYYHLDTALAVLDDRTDEVMYYPGAFSPGSRAVLARLFPDALIAEEPDAAALGLNAVSDGRHVLLPQAAQGLFEPLRSRGFEPLGMDLGELLKGGGSVKCCTQELRP from the coding sequence ATGGGCACCAGGACACCACCACTCCTCCGTAAGGAGCCCTCATTGACCCCACGCACCCGTGACGCAGCGCCCCGCCGCTACCTGATGTGCCCCCCGGAGCACTTCAGGGTCACGTACTCCATCAACCCCTGGATGGACCCCGCCAAGCCCGTCGAACTCCCCCTGGCCCTCGCCCAGTGGGAGGACCTCCGCGACCGCTACCTCTCCCTCGGCCACACCGTGGAGCTCCTCACCCCGCACCCCGGCCTCCCCGACATGGTCTTCGCCGCCAACGGCGCGACCGTGGTCGACGGCCGCGTCCTCGGTGCCCGCTTCGCCTACGCCGAACGCTCCCTCGAAGCCGAGGCCCACCGCGAGTGGTTCCAGGCCCACGGTTTCCCGGAGATCCACACCCCCGACCACGTCAACGAGGGCGAGGGCGACTTCGCCGTCACGTCGTCCTGGATCCTCGCGGGGCGCGGCTTCCGTTCCACCTCCGCCGCCCACGACGAGGCGCAGGAGTTCTTCGGCCGCCCGGTCGTCGGCCTGGACCTGGTCGACCCCCGCTACTACCACCTCGACACGGCACTCGCCGTCCTCGACGACCGCACCGACGAGGTCATGTACTACCCCGGTGCCTTCTCCCCCGGCAGCCGGGCCGTCCTGGCCCGGCTGTTCCCCGACGCGCTGATCGCGGAAGAACCCGACGCCGCGGCCCTCGGCCTCAACGCCGTGAGCGACGGCCGCCACGTCCTCCTCCCGCAAGCCGCGCAGGGCCTGTTCGAGCCGCTCCGCTCGCGCGGCTTCGAGCCCCTGGGCATGGACCTCGGCGAACTCCTCAAGGGCGGCGGCAGCGTGAAGTGCTGCACCCAGGAACTCAGGCCCTAA
- a CDS encoding TetR/AcrR family transcriptional regulator, with translation MADIKSPDSSRRSERSRRAIFDAALGLVGEAGYQKTTIEGIAARAGVGKQTIYRWWPSKAAVLLDAYADLADQAAEAVGEVGAALPDSGDLAADLRFVLRATVDELVDPTYDIPTRALTAEGVVDAALCAQYVERLLRPSLQLYVDRLAASRERGDVRADLDLETAVEMFTGPLSSRWLLRTGPLTHAYADRLVDYALNGLAPR, from the coding sequence ATGGCAGACATCAAGAGTCCCGATTCCTCGCGGCGCAGTGAGCGGTCACGGCGGGCGATCTTCGACGCGGCCCTCGGGCTCGTCGGCGAGGCCGGGTACCAGAAGACCACCATCGAAGGCATCGCCGCCCGCGCCGGGGTCGGCAAACAGACCATCTACCGGTGGTGGCCCTCCAAGGCCGCCGTCCTCCTCGACGCCTACGCGGACCTCGCCGACCAGGCCGCCGAGGCCGTCGGCGAGGTCGGGGCCGCCCTTCCCGACTCCGGCGACCTCGCGGCCGACCTCCGCTTCGTCCTGCGCGCGACCGTGGACGAACTCGTCGACCCCACGTACGACATCCCCACCCGCGCCCTCACCGCGGAGGGGGTGGTGGACGCCGCGTTGTGCGCCCAGTACGTGGAGAGGTTGTTGAGGCCCTCGTTGCAGCTGTACGTCGACCGGCTGGCGGCCTCCCGCGAACGCGGGGACGTGCGGGCCGACCTGGACCTGGAGACGGCCGTGGAGATGTTCACCGGCCCGCTGTCGAGCCGCTGGCTCCTGCGCACCGGACCCCTCACCCACGCGTACGCCGACCGCCTCGTCGACTACGCCCTGAACGGACTCGCACCCCGCTGA
- a CDS encoding bifunctional DNA primase/polymerase → MGAEFGRNSGAGTGAGAGPGAKPGARIAQWLRRRAQGRSAGAPDAATGRLALLRGAAGAGLPLAPAAYPNGYRCSCERVGCPTPARHPVSFAWQTQSTTDRAQVERWATADPQANFITATGMVHDVLDVPLDAGVEALERLIDAGIEVGPVAVFGEGGSDADARMLFFTATRGTPEDEDEWWPCELDCHPETMDEHPGLRWHCRGSYVLVPPARLPGGLDVHWVRGLEYGLPDPLTLLETLTDACARYAAAAGEAGADTDPHAVAWPIGR, encoded by the coding sequence ATGGGCGCGGAGTTCGGCCGCAACAGCGGTGCGGGAACGGGAGCCGGAGCGGGTCCGGGCGCGAAACCGGGTGCGCGCATCGCCCAGTGGCTGCGCCGCCGCGCCCAGGGCAGGTCGGCCGGGGCTCCGGACGCCGCCACCGGGCGCCTCGCCCTGTTGCGCGGTGCCGCGGGGGCGGGACTGCCGCTCGCCCCGGCCGCGTATCCGAACGGGTACCGGTGTTCCTGTGAGCGCGTCGGCTGTCCGACGCCCGCCCGGCACCCGGTGTCCTTCGCCTGGCAGACCCAGTCGACCACCGACCGCGCCCAGGTCGAGCGCTGGGCCACCGCCGACCCGCAGGCCAACTTCATCACCGCGACCGGCATGGTCCACGACGTGCTCGACGTGCCGCTGGACGCGGGCGTCGAGGCGCTGGAGCGGCTGATCGACGCCGGTATCGAGGTCGGCCCGGTCGCCGTGTTCGGGGAGGGCGGCAGCGACGCCGACGCCCGCATGCTGTTCTTCACCGCGACCCGGGGCACCCCCGAGGACGAGGACGAGTGGTGGCCGTGCGAGCTGGACTGCCACCCCGAGACCATGGACGAGCACCCGGGGCTGCGCTGGCACTGCCGTGGCAGCTACGTCCTCGTACCGCCCGCGAGGCTGCCCGGTGGGCTCGACGTGCACTGGGTGCGCGGACTTGAGTACGGGCTGCCCGACCCGCTGACCCTCCTGGAGACCCTCACCGACGCCTGCGCCCGGTACGCGGCCGCCGCCGGGGAAGCGGGCGCGGACACCGACCCGCACGCGGTGGCCTGGCCGATCGGGCGCTGA
- the efeU gene encoding iron uptake transporter permease EfeU encodes MFANYLTGLREGLEASLIVCILVAYLVKTDRRDALKPVWIGIGVAVLLALGFGAALTYGSRDLTFETKEALGGSLSIVAVGLVSWMVFWMRRTARHLKAELTGKLDAALQMGTFALVATAFLAVGREGLETALFVWSSVRALGDGTNGPVIGVTLGLATAVVLGWLFYKGAVRINLAKFFTWTGAMLLVVAAGVLAYGVHDLQEARFLGGLSDKAFDVSEQIPPDSWYGTLLKGVLNFQPDPTVLQVTVWALYLVPMLVLFFAPVGFRSSVTAGTTGTAHGNAHAQSSAVGGGSRGGDGPGADGERVRDGARRAGDRTDGDEG; translated from the coding sequence GTGTTCGCGAACTACCTGACCGGCCTGCGTGAGGGCCTCGAAGCCAGCCTGATCGTCTGCATCCTGGTCGCGTACCTGGTCAAGACCGACCGCAGGGACGCCCTGAAACCCGTGTGGATCGGCATCGGGGTGGCGGTGCTGCTCGCGCTGGGCTTCGGCGCGGCGCTCACCTACGGGTCGCGGGATCTGACCTTCGAGACGAAGGAGGCGCTCGGCGGTTCGCTGTCGATCGTCGCGGTGGGCCTGGTGTCGTGGATGGTGTTCTGGATGCGGCGCACCGCCCGGCACCTGAAGGCCGAGCTGACCGGCAAGCTGGACGCGGCCCTCCAGATGGGCACGTTCGCGCTGGTGGCGACCGCTTTTCTGGCGGTGGGCCGCGAGGGTCTGGAGACCGCGCTGTTCGTGTGGTCGTCGGTACGGGCACTGGGCGACGGCACCAACGGCCCGGTGATCGGCGTGACGCTGGGCCTGGCGACGGCGGTGGTGCTGGGCTGGCTGTTCTACAAGGGCGCGGTGCGCATCAACCTGGCGAAGTTCTTCACCTGGACCGGCGCGATGCTGCTGGTCGTCGCGGCGGGCGTGCTCGCGTACGGCGTGCACGACCTCCAGGAGGCCCGCTTCCTCGGCGGTCTGTCGGACAAGGCGTTCGACGTCAGCGAGCAGATCCCGCCGGACAGTTGGTACGGAACCCTCCTCAAGGGCGTCCTCAACTTCCAGCCCGACCCGACCGTCCTCCAGGTCACGGTGTGGGCGCTGTATCTGGTCCCGATGCTCGTGCTCTTCTTCGCCCCGGTAGGGTTCCGGTCGTCGGTGACGGCCGGGACGACAGGGACTGCTCATGGGAACGCGCACGCGCAGAGTTCGGCGGTCGGCGGCGGCTCTCGCGGCGGCGACGGTCCTGGCGCTGACGGCGAGCGGGTGCGTGACGGTGCACGGCGAGCTGGAGATCGTACCGACGGCGACGAAGGCTGA